In Haliaeetus albicilla chromosome 18, bHalAlb1.1, whole genome shotgun sequence, the DNA window AGCATGAAGAGCTGCTCAGGAAAGCAGCTGGTGGGGTCCTGCCGTCTCACCCATGATGTGGTGCCCCTCGCTCATCTTTTCTCCTGCCTTCAGCCTCTTTCACTGCACTGCTCTCCGCTGTCTTTGGGCAGGGAGAGCGTATGGGTAGTCTGGGCTGTTTCCCTCTGGCTCAATGCAAAgtgtgggttggtttgttttttaatggctGGGAGCACTtgtttaaaaggcaaaatatcCACTTGTAGTGTGCAGCAGCTGATTCTGGGAGCAGCAGGATAGTGTAGTCATCTCATCAGTAAACTGAGAATGAAGGACTAGTAGTTTAACCAAATTGCCAGGTTTAGAATCTCAGGAAAACCTTGAGatagagaaaaatctgtttcaattaattaatttctgtagAAGATCATATAATATTCTTCATCCACTTTCTCTTTAGTATTTGAGCACTTACCTGCTGCCCTTTCAGCTTTATGACTAGTCATTCATGAAGTATAATTTCATGTACCAATTTCTTGTACGAGAAAACTGTGAATGCAGTAGAAAACTatgttttggtggtggtggtttcttTAGTAGCCATGTTCCGCTTTGCATGTTAGTAAAGAATTTCAATGACATGCTAACCTGGAAAAGGGAGAGCTCTTGGGGCTGgaagaattaatttcattgtcTGGGACTAAACCCTAGTTCCCTTTCCTGTAACTCTTTAGCATGGAAAACAACTCTATCCCTTAGGCAGAACACATTTTAATTCCTCAACAGTGAACTTCTAGTGACTGTTGGGCTGCTACTTTAGCTTTATTTCCATGTAGATTTTTAACATATTGTGTTGAGAGAAGATGCTTGTATGTGAAAGATGTCCTCTACTTCTGTGACTCCTGCAACTTTTTCAGACTGAGGTTCCACTTTTTTGCCTCTGTTCTATGGATGATTGTGGTGTTGCTGGTGGAATTCAATATAGCTTTAAGGACCTTACATGCAGTCCTGGAGGCTAGATCTCATACCCTTAAGTGGGAAACTTAACTTGGTCTCTTTCACATCAATTAAATATCCTGAATTCCTGGGagtaaaggaaagagaaaagaggaggaacCTTAACTGTATTCcattttattggaaaataaataaaatttatcaTTTAGTATCACCAGGACTTGTACCATCATGAATATAATAATTCAGACTATTTCCTCTGGATCAGTGAAATGTCTATGCCGGGGGGAAAATTACAAAAGGAGGGGTTTAAAGAGATGCTCTATGTCAAGTAGAgcaagaattaatttctttctgtgagGGGAGAAAAACCTGGCAGCTCCTAGGAGATCCCGGTTACAGGCAGATACTGAACGTACCTGTGCCTTATACTTGTACGCTTCAGTCACTTCCCCTCACACACCCACGCAGGTGGAAGGAGAGACCCCCTTAAAGGAGATCAAACAAATTAAACCATGCAAGAGTACAATGTATTCTAGTAAACTAAGTCCATCTTGGACATGGGCTTTGgtccagctgcagcacagggagTGATTTTAGGGGACACTGTTCCCTAAGGTCAGCTTAGATGCAGCCATGTCGTGCTGGAGctcaaagtatttaaaagtatAGCAGCAGCTACAGCAGTTCTGGGGCTAGGGAGTAGGCACAGGCAAGGTCTAGTTCACTGGCACAGAAGCAGTAATGTGTCCTTCTGAAACTTGAAGCCTTGCCTTTGTGCTTACTTAGAGCTGTTGCTCCACCTTGGATTtccagggagacagaggaactCTAGAGATGCCTAACAAGCTATAGCCCAGCATGTTCAGGGCCTTCACCTGCCACCTTCTCTGGGATGGTGGGAGATGCTAAGCCTGAGCCACTTTGTAAATCTTCAGGCTACCTCCTGCTGGGATGCTGTTTCTGCATAGAGTATTGCTTAGCTTTGTCTATGAGCAGCAGCCTTCTGAAGCTATTAGCTATCAGAGTCTTCACTTGTAGATGGGTAAACTGAGGCAGCAATGCTGGATGACCAGCCAAGGTCATAGATAAACTAGCAATAGAAGTGGATCCTTCTAACTCCTTGTTCCTTCGCTTTAACCATGACCCTATAGGCTTCACCAGCTAAACAGCTGAAAAGCATAGTCATTACCTGTGGTTTCAGGCATGGAAGATTTAAGGAACAAGGTTAAAAGTCTTCCCAAGCATTGACAATATACCCAACCACTATACTTGTGAATGATGATGGACTTTACCATCACAGAATGACAGGGCTATCTTCCTGTGCatctgctggtggtttgccaGCACAAGCGAGCAGGTACCACTTTACAGCTGTCAGTGACAATGAGAGCCTTTGAGAAAGGACATGGGAACAAGCTCTCAGTTATGGTTCTGTGCAAGATCCCATGGGCAATGTGCAATTTCACTCTTGCAAAACATaatccagcctgaccttgtctATGTGGCTCTTTATCTGCTCAAATCTGGATCAGCTGTACAAGTTTATACTGAGGAATACTATGCTGACATTAGTGCTGCCACCTTATATGCACATAAAATTGTCTCTAGTTTGACAATTTTATAGGCCTTTAAAAAATGATTCTACTTATATTCTTGCTGAAACCCTAAAGCTTGTGAGAAATCTAACATTGGTTAAACCAAAACAGAAGCATATGGTATATGCTTAAATGTGGTTGCATCTTGAGTGACAGTGCTACCTGCATAAGTTTGAACGTAGCTGCTTTTTTGAGACACTGAGGGATTTCACACTGCTCCAATATGCATGTACCACGTGAGAAGAGCACTGAGGCAGTTTAGGCTGAgccttggagaaaaaaaaaaagtacaaagacatttctttccaaacaagcagaaagagggaaaaaaagagaaggatgcAATAAAGTTTTAGTTTTGCAGTGCTCTGCTACAGGATGTATCCACAAACCTAAGCCATCTGCCCCACACAGACATGCTGATCTAGCCTTCCTGGTGAGACAAGCCTGTTacctcctggctgctgctctctcTGTGTCTTACATCTCCCTGTGGAGAAAAGGTTAATCTGACTTAATTAGCTCCACACAGCTCGGCCCTCGGTTTTGCTCCTCTCTGTGCGTTGCTGGCCTCAGCACAGTCAAGTCTTACGAATCAGTCTGCAATGAGATTTACAAAGCAACCCGTATTTTTGGTGGTGTGGTGAGACCTGTGTGATACCTGTCAGATGAAAGTCAAAGTAACTAAGGATTAAGACTATGTCCTCCgttgtttggtttttgaagGGTTTCATGTGCGTGTTTCACAGGACTGTTACTAGCTGTAGGAAACAGCTGATCTGACAGCTTTTAATAAGGAGACATTATGGTTACTAGAACCCTCCTAGGTTTCAGTACACCTTGAGGATAAAACTTCCCATCCTTCTGATACCTGAATCAATTTATTTCATGTCAGAGGGAAGGAGGATAACTTGGCCTAATCTTATTTGTTCTAGCAATTTGATGTAAAAATGTCTTCCAGAATTTATCAGGCATTAAAGCAAAGGGGTTTTATacattaaatacagaaatattgcACATTTCTGTATATATTAATAAAGAAGATAGGATATAACAGCAGTTTATCTACACAAAATGTCGGTTTGCTTATATTTCATTTCCAATATTTAGCAGTCATTGCTAGATTTTACTTATCTATCAGTCAGATACATAATACAAGATACAGACTATGACACTGATATTTATTTGTTTACGAGCAAAGATGTTCTCACTATTACTTAGTTTCTTGATTTTTAGGTACAGTGGAAACATGGATAAATAGACAATACCCGAACTAACTCTACATGTTCTTCCTCATTCTAGTATTAAAGTGCCTACAAATCAATACACTTAGTATTCTTAGAGTGTTGttgtcatttgcttttttaaaattcagcttaAAACCTATGGATTTACTATTGTCCTTATCGAACAGAAGATCAGTCAGAACAGTGACACGTAAATCCTAGGAAGAtcggttgggttttttttttacttttgtatcAGACTAGGTTTAATATTTCTCAGAAgcttattattaaaaaaaaaaaaaaaagacataaaaaggcaaaaagtaaGACTTCTGTCTCAGCAACTCGCAGCTCAGGCTTTTTAGGCAATCCTACATCACCTTCCAGCATCGCGTCCTATGCACCACGGTGGCCCTCGCGCTCCGTCCTCCTCTCGCGCCCCGCGCCACCGGACTCCggcaaggaagaaattttgctgtttttttgtttgtttgtaaagACCCTGAGCGTGCCGGGGCGGGTGCCCCGGGTGGGGTCTACGGCCTCTTGACGCTGTCGAGGAGCTCCGTCAGTTCGCTGATGTACTTGATGGTGTACTTCAGGGTTTGTATCTTTGTGAGGGGCTGTCCCCTCTGGCTGTAGACGGGGGGCAGGTAGTTGCGCAGCGTGTGGAGCGCGTCGGCCAGGGTCCTCATCCGCAGCTTCTCCCTCTCGCTGGCCTTCCTCCGGCGCTGGGCGGACATCCGCACCTTGGTGCCCTTGGGCAGACGAGCCTGCCCGGGGCTGGGCAGGTAGGCGGGGGGGAAGTCCACCAGGCTGTAGCCCACCaggctgccgccgccgccgccgtaGGGGGTCTCCGCCACCGCCGGGCACGGGGACGAGGAGTAGGACTCGAAGGAGGGCGTCGGGGACAAGCTGTGCGGAGACGAGACGGCGTGCAGCTCGAAAGGCCCGGCGGCGCTTTTCCAGTCCCAGGAGGACAAGCAGCCGGAGTGCTCCGAACCCAAAGCGTCTTCCATGTTTATCAACGTCTCGTGCAGTTTGTCCATGCCGGAGGAGCGCTCGGGAGAAGCGATGCCCTCTGCCCGCCAGCAAAGGCTGGAGCCGCCGGCGGCCGAGACCTTTTTATGATGGAGG includes these proteins:
- the MSGN1 gene encoding mesogenin-1, coding for MDKLHETLINMEDALGSEHSGCLSSWDWKSAAGPFELHAVSSPHSLSPTPSFESYSSSPCPAVAETPYGGGGGSLVGYSLVDFPPAYLPSPGQARLPKGTKVRMSAQRRRKASEREKLRMRTLADALHTLRNYLPPVYSQRGQPLTKIQTLKYTIKYISELTELLDSVKRP